The following proteins are encoded in a genomic region of Labilithrix sp.:
- a CDS encoding DUF72 domain-containing protein, with product MATRLHIGTKELRGALTAYAKRFDLLEIKGESAATLKRAPLSATLKKWRKSVPPHFDFVVVAGPAVGKVKASDALEAELEAMLATAKVLESRVIVLPTHSDVTPSKVSRDRVAKLLERIPRDASTVVWEPSGLWEHEDAAVQAKQWGVVLACDPVRDVVPVGPVAFCRLRALGQTRAYSTAALEKVARAIGERRDAYVVIETDGALKEAKTLRALVRAAGSKTRGGMGRLIRPRGAAARDDDDDDDEE from the coding sequence TCACGGCCTACGCGAAGCGCTTCGACCTGCTCGAGATCAAGGGCGAGAGCGCCGCGACGCTGAAGCGCGCGCCTCTGTCCGCCACGCTCAAGAAGTGGCGCAAGAGCGTGCCGCCGCACTTCGACTTCGTCGTCGTCGCCGGCCCCGCCGTCGGAAAGGTGAAGGCCTCCGACGCGCTCGAGGCGGAGCTCGAGGCGATGCTCGCGACGGCGAAGGTGCTCGAGTCGCGCGTCATCGTCCTCCCGACCCACAGCGACGTGACGCCGTCGAAGGTCTCGCGCGACCGCGTCGCGAAGCTGCTCGAGCGCATCCCGCGCGACGCGTCGACTGTGGTCTGGGAGCCGAGCGGCCTCTGGGAGCACGAAGACGCGGCGGTGCAGGCCAAGCAATGGGGCGTCGTCCTCGCGTGCGATCCGGTGCGCGACGTCGTGCCGGTCGGCCCGGTCGCCTTCTGCCGCCTCCGCGCGCTCGGTCAAACCCGCGCCTACAGCACCGCCGCGCTCGAGAAGGTCGCGCGCGCGATCGGCGAGCGGCGCGACGCGTACGTCGTGATCGAGACCGACGGCGCGCTCAAGGAAGCCAAGACGCTCCGGGCGCTGGTCCGCGCGGCGGGCTCGAAGACTCGAGGCGGGATGGGCCGCCTGATCCGCCCGCGCGGCGCCGCGGCTCGCGACGACGACGACGACGACGACGAGGAATAG
- the rpmB gene encoding 50S ribosomal protein L28, which translates to MAKSDITGKRKLKAQNVSHSNIKTKRWQNVNIQQRRVWVPELNRFVSLKLTTRDIRTIDKIGVLAYAKRHGVKL; encoded by the coding sequence ATGGCGAAGAGCGACATCACCGGTAAGCGCAAGCTCAAGGCGCAGAACGTCTCGCACTCCAACATCAAGACGAAGCGCTGGCAGAACGTGAACATCCAGCAGCGCCGCGTCTGGGTGCCCGAGCTCAACCGCTTCGTCTCGCTCAAGCTGACGACGCGCGACATCCGCACGATCGACAAGATCGGCGTCCTCGCGTACGCGAAGCGCCACGGCGTCAAGCTCTAG